From Candoia aspera isolate rCanAsp1 chromosome 4, rCanAsp1.hap2, whole genome shotgun sequence, a single genomic window includes:
- the MPDU1 gene encoding mannose-P-dolichol utilization defect 1 protein isoform X1: protein MAVSALKALFVPHVLPERCYDELFLNFNLLHAPCLKILLSKGLGFGVVAGSLLVKLPQILKILGAKSAEGLSFNSILLELLAISGSMAYSISRSFPFSAWGEALFVMIQTVSIGFLVQHFGGHTKRGLAFLLTYFSLLSLLLSPLTPAVVVTALQASNMPAVVVSRLLQAATNYRNGHTGQLSAVTTILLFAGSLARIFTSIQETGDALLVLTYVVSSGCHCLITGQLLYYWNAADRLKRE, encoded by the exons ATGGCGGTGTCGGCGCTGAAGGCGCTCTTTGTCCCGCACGTGCTCCCGGAGCGCTGCTACGACGAGCTCTTCCTAAACTTCAACCTCTTGCACG cGCCGTGCCTCAAGATCCTCCTCAGCAAAGGGCTCGGATTCGGCGTGGTGGCCGGCTCGCTCCTGG TGAAGTTGCCCCAGATCCTCAAGATCCTGGGGGCCAAGAGCGCTGAGGGCCTGAGCTTCAACTCCATCCTGCTGGAGCTCCTGGCCATCAGCGGCAGCATGGCCTACAGCATCTCCCGCAGCTTCCCATTCAG CGCCTGGGGAGAGGCACTCTTCGTAATGATTCAAACCGTGTCTATCGGGTTCCTGGTGCAGCATTTTGGGGGTCACACCAAGCGTG GCCTGGCCTTCCTCCTGACCTACTTCAgcctcctctctctcctcctctctccgcTCACCCCGGCAGTAGTTGTGACGGCCCTGCAGGCATCCAACATGCCCGCCGTCGTCGTCAGCAGG CTCCTGCAGGCGGCCACCAACTACCGCAACGGGCACACAGGCCAACTCTCGGCTGTCACGACCATCCTGCTCTTTGCCGGTTCCCTGGCACGCATCTTCACTTCCATCCAG GAGACCGGAGACGCCCTCCTGGTGCTGACCTACGTCGTCTCCTCGGGGTGCCACTGCCTCATCACTGGACAGCTGCTGTACTACTGGAACGCCGCAGACAGGctcaagagagagtga
- the MPDU1 gene encoding mannose-P-dolichol utilization defect 1 protein isoform X2 — MAVSALKALFVPHVLPERCYDELFLNFNLLHVKLPQILKILGAKSAEGLSFNSILLELLAISGSMAYSISRSFPFSAWGEALFVMIQTVSIGFLVQHFGGHTKRGLAFLLTYFSLLSLLLSPLTPAVVVTALQASNMPAVVVSRLLQAATNYRNGHTGQLSAVTTILLFAGSLARIFTSIQETGDALLVLTYVVSSGCHCLITGQLLYYWNAADRLKRE, encoded by the exons ATGGCGGTGTCGGCGCTGAAGGCGCTCTTTGTCCCGCACGTGCTCCCGGAGCGCTGCTACGACGAGCTCTTCCTAAACTTCAACCTCTTGCACG TGAAGTTGCCCCAGATCCTCAAGATCCTGGGGGCCAAGAGCGCTGAGGGCCTGAGCTTCAACTCCATCCTGCTGGAGCTCCTGGCCATCAGCGGCAGCATGGCCTACAGCATCTCCCGCAGCTTCCCATTCAG CGCCTGGGGAGAGGCACTCTTCGTAATGATTCAAACCGTGTCTATCGGGTTCCTGGTGCAGCATTTTGGGGGTCACACCAAGCGTG GCCTGGCCTTCCTCCTGACCTACTTCAgcctcctctctctcctcctctctccgcTCACCCCGGCAGTAGTTGTGACGGCCCTGCAGGCATCCAACATGCCCGCCGTCGTCGTCAGCAGG CTCCTGCAGGCGGCCACCAACTACCGCAACGGGCACACAGGCCAACTCTCGGCTGTCACGACCATCCTGCTCTTTGCCGGTTCCCTGGCACGCATCTTCACTTCCATCCAG GAGACCGGAGACGCCCTCCTGGTGCTGACCTACGTCGTCTCCTCGGGGTGCCACTGCCTCATCACTGGACAGCTGCTGTACTACTGGAACGCCGCAGACAGGctcaagagagagtga